A single Sorex araneus isolate mSorAra2 chromosome 8, mSorAra2.pri, whole genome shotgun sequence DNA region contains:
- the SPHK2 gene encoding sphingosine kinase 2 isoform X1, which produces MNGPLRATEKQDQKPDRELTWSWGHGPRSALRPAEAMAPPPLPPLAASTPLLHGEFGSYPARGSRFALTLTPQALHIQRLRPKPEARPRGGLVSLAEVSGCSTLRSRSPSDSAAYFCVYTYPRGRRGGRRRDARTFQVDGGATYEENRAEAQRWAATLTCLLRGLPLPGDGEINLELLPRAPRLLLLVNPYGGRGLAWQWCKNHVLPMIAEAGLSFNLIQTERQNHARELVQGLSLSEWDGIITVSGDGLLYEVLNGLLDRPDWEEAVKTPVGVLPCGSGNALAGAVNQHGGFQQALGLDLLINCSLLLCRGGDCPLDLLSVTLASGARCFSFLSVAWGFVSDVDIQSERFRALGSARFTLGTVLGLAALHTYRGRLSYLPATVEPASSPTGHGLPRAKSELTLVPAPAPPMAHSPLHRSVSDLPLPLPQPQTALTSPGSPEAMPSLALNGGAPELAGDWGGAGDAPLSPDPLLHSPPGTPKVTLLSPITEGVPEVPLPIGQPAPTPDSPVASSAGGPPDHLLPPLGSPLPPGWVTLEGDFVLMLAISPSHLGADLVAAPHARFDDGLVHLFWVRSGISRAALLRLFLAMERGNHFRLGCPQLGYAAARAFRLEPLTPRGVLTVDGEQVEYGPLQAQVHPGLGTLLTGPPGREP; this is translated from the exons aaGCCGGACCGGGAGCTGACTTGGAGCTGGGGCCACGGGCCTCGGAGCGCCCTGCGCCCAGCAGAGGCCATGGCCCCGCCACCACTGCCACCGCTGGCTGCCAGCACCCCGCTCCTGCATGGCGAGTTTGGCTCCTACCCGGCCCGGGGCTCACGCTTCGCCCTCACTCTCACACCACAGGCCCTGCACATACAGCGGCTGCGCCCCAAGCCCGAAGCCCGGCCCCGGGGAGGCCTGGTCTCGCTGGCTGAGGTCTCCGGCTGCAGCACCCTGCGGAGCCGCAGCCCCTCGGACTCGGCCGCCTACTTCTGTGTCTACACCTACCCCCGGGGCCGGCGTGGGGGCCGCCGCAGAGATGCCCGCACCTTCCAGGTGGACGGGGGCGCCACCTATGAGGAGAACCGGGCCGAGGCCCAGCGCTGGGCTGCCACGCTGACCTGCCTGCTGCGGGGACTGCCACTGccaggggatgggg AAATCAACCTGGAGCTTCTGCCGCGTGCACCCCGGCTGCTCCTATTGGTCAATCCCtacggggggcggggcctggcctggcagTGGTGCAAGAACCACGTGCTGCCCATGATCGCTGAGGCGGGCCTGTCCTTCAACCTTATCCAGACAG AACGACAGAACCACGCCCGGGAGCTGGTCCAGGGTTTGAGCCTGAGCGAGTGGGATGGGATCATCACAGTCTCTGGGGACGGGCTGCTGTACGAG GTACTCAATGGTCTTCTGGATCGGCCTGACTGGGAGGAGGCTGTGAAGACGCCTGTGGGTGTCCTTCCCTGCGGCTCTGGAAACGCGCTGGCAGGAGCTGTGAACCAACATGGGGG GTTCCAGCAGGCCCTGGGCCTCGACCTGCTCATCAACTGCTCGCTGCTGCTCTGCCGGGGCGGGGACTGCCCACTGGACCTACTCTCCGTCACCCTGGCCTCGGGCGCCCGCTGTTTCTCCTTCTTGTCTGTGGCCTGGGGCTTTGTGTCAGATGTGGACATCCAGAGTGAGCGCTTCCGGGCCCTGGGAAGCGCCCGCTTCACACTGGGCACGGTTCTGGGCCTGGCCGCGCTGCACACTTACCGAGGACGCCTCTCCTACCTCCCTGCCACCGTGGAGCCAGCGTCGTCTCCCACCGGCCATGGCCTGCCCCGTGCCAAATCTGAGCTGACCTTGGTCCCGGCCCCAGCGCCACCCATGGCCCATTCACCCCTACACCGTTCAGTGTctgatctccccctcccccttccccagccccagacGGCCCTCACCTCCCCAGGCTCCCCAGAAGCCATGCCCAGTCTGGCCCTCAATGGTGGGGCCCCAGAGCTGGCTGGGGACTGGGGTGGAGCCGGGGATGCGCCTCTGTCCCCGGACCCCCTGCTGCACTCACCCCCTGGCACCCCGAAGGTGACTCTGCTCTCGCCCATCACAGAGGGTGTCCCAGAAGTGCCCCTGCCTATTGGGCAGCCCGCGCCCACCCCTGACTCCCCAGTGGCCAGTTCAGCTGGGGGCCCACCAGACCACCTGCTCCCTCCTCTGGGCAGCCCACTGCCCCCGGGCTGGGTGACGCTGGAGGGAGACTTTGTGCTCATGCTGGCCATCTCGCCCAGCCACCTGGGAGCCGACCTGGTGGCCGCACCCCATGCGCGCTTCGACGATGGCCTGGTGCACCTTTTCTGGGTGCGAAGCGGCATCTCCCGCGCAGCACTGCTGCGCCTGTTCCTGGCCATGGAGCGGGGCAACCACTTCCGCCTGGGCTGCCCACAACTGGGCTATGCAGCGGCCCGCGCCTTCCGCCTGGAGCCGCTCACGCCCCGAGGTGTGCTCACGGTGGACGGCGAGCAGGTGGAGTACGGACCCCTGCAGGCCCAGGTGCACCCGGGCCTAGGCACCCTTCTCACTGGGCCGCCAGGGCGGGAGCCTTGA
- the SPHK2 gene encoding sphingosine kinase 2 isoform X3 — protein sequence MAPPPLPPLAASTPLLHGEFGSYPARGSRFALTLTPQALHIQRLRPKPEARPRGGLVSLAEVSGCSTLRSRSPSDSAAYFCVYTYPRGRRGGRRRDARTFQVDGGATYEENRAEAQRWAATLTCLLRGLPLPGDGEINLELLPRAPRLLLLVNPYGGRGLAWQWCKNHVLPMIAEAGLSFNLIQTERQNHARELVQGLSLSEWDGIITVSGDGLLYEVLNGLLDRPDWEEAVKTPVGVLPCGSGNALAGAVNQHGGFQQALGLDLLINCSLLLCRGGDCPLDLLSVTLASGARCFSFLSVAWGFVSDVDIQSERFRALGSARFTLGTVLGLAALHTYRGRLSYLPATVEPASSPTGHGLPRAKSELTLVPAPAPPMAHSPLHRSVSDLPLPLPQPQTALTSPGSPEAMPSLALNGGAPELAGDWGGAGDAPLSPDPLLHSPPGTPKVTLLSPITEGVPEVPLPIGQPAPTPDSPVASSAGGPPDHLLPPLGSPLPPGWVTLEGDFVLMLAISPSHLGADLVAAPHARFDDGLVHLFWVRSGISRAALLRLFLAMERGNHFRLGCPQLGYAAARAFRLEPLTPRGVLTVDGEQVEYGPLQAQVHPGLGTLLTGPPGREP from the exons ATGGCCCCGCCACCACTGCCACCGCTGGCTGCCAGCACCCCGCTCCTGCATGGCGAGTTTGGCTCCTACCCGGCCCGGGGCTCACGCTTCGCCCTCACTCTCACACCACAGGCCCTGCACATACAGCGGCTGCGCCCCAAGCCCGAAGCCCGGCCCCGGGGAGGCCTGGTCTCGCTGGCTGAGGTCTCCGGCTGCAGCACCCTGCGGAGCCGCAGCCCCTCGGACTCGGCCGCCTACTTCTGTGTCTACACCTACCCCCGGGGCCGGCGTGGGGGCCGCCGCAGAGATGCCCGCACCTTCCAGGTGGACGGGGGCGCCACCTATGAGGAGAACCGGGCCGAGGCCCAGCGCTGGGCTGCCACGCTGACCTGCCTGCTGCGGGGACTGCCACTGccaggggatgggg AAATCAACCTGGAGCTTCTGCCGCGTGCACCCCGGCTGCTCCTATTGGTCAATCCCtacggggggcggggcctggcctggcagTGGTGCAAGAACCACGTGCTGCCCATGATCGCTGAGGCGGGCCTGTCCTTCAACCTTATCCAGACAG AACGACAGAACCACGCCCGGGAGCTGGTCCAGGGTTTGAGCCTGAGCGAGTGGGATGGGATCATCACAGTCTCTGGGGACGGGCTGCTGTACGAG GTACTCAATGGTCTTCTGGATCGGCCTGACTGGGAGGAGGCTGTGAAGACGCCTGTGGGTGTCCTTCCCTGCGGCTCTGGAAACGCGCTGGCAGGAGCTGTGAACCAACATGGGGG GTTCCAGCAGGCCCTGGGCCTCGACCTGCTCATCAACTGCTCGCTGCTGCTCTGCCGGGGCGGGGACTGCCCACTGGACCTACTCTCCGTCACCCTGGCCTCGGGCGCCCGCTGTTTCTCCTTCTTGTCTGTGGCCTGGGGCTTTGTGTCAGATGTGGACATCCAGAGTGAGCGCTTCCGGGCCCTGGGAAGCGCCCGCTTCACACTGGGCACGGTTCTGGGCCTGGCCGCGCTGCACACTTACCGAGGACGCCTCTCCTACCTCCCTGCCACCGTGGAGCCAGCGTCGTCTCCCACCGGCCATGGCCTGCCCCGTGCCAAATCTGAGCTGACCTTGGTCCCGGCCCCAGCGCCACCCATGGCCCATTCACCCCTACACCGTTCAGTGTctgatctccccctcccccttccccagccccagacGGCCCTCACCTCCCCAGGCTCCCCAGAAGCCATGCCCAGTCTGGCCCTCAATGGTGGGGCCCCAGAGCTGGCTGGGGACTGGGGTGGAGCCGGGGATGCGCCTCTGTCCCCGGACCCCCTGCTGCACTCACCCCCTGGCACCCCGAAGGTGACTCTGCTCTCGCCCATCACAGAGGGTGTCCCAGAAGTGCCCCTGCCTATTGGGCAGCCCGCGCCCACCCCTGACTCCCCAGTGGCCAGTTCAGCTGGGGGCCCACCAGACCACCTGCTCCCTCCTCTGGGCAGCCCACTGCCCCCGGGCTGGGTGACGCTGGAGGGAGACTTTGTGCTCATGCTGGCCATCTCGCCCAGCCACCTGGGAGCCGACCTGGTGGCCGCACCCCATGCGCGCTTCGACGATGGCCTGGTGCACCTTTTCTGGGTGCGAAGCGGCATCTCCCGCGCAGCACTGCTGCGCCTGTTCCTGGCCATGGAGCGGGGCAACCACTTCCGCCTGGGCTGCCCACAACTGGGCTATGCAGCGGCCCGCGCCTTCCGCCTGGAGCCGCTCACGCCCCGAGGTGTGCTCACGGTGGACGGCGAGCAGGTGGAGTACGGACCCCTGCAGGCCCAGGTGCACCCGGGCCTAGGCACCCTTCTCACTGGGCCGCCAGGGCGGGAGCCTTGA
- the SPHK2 gene encoding sphingosine kinase 2 isoform X2, with protein sequence MNGPLRATEKQDQALHIQRLRPKPEARPRGGLVSLAEVSGCSTLRSRSPSDSAAYFCVYTYPRGRRGGRRRDARTFQVDGGATYEENRAEAQRWAATLTCLLRGLPLPGDGEINLELLPRAPRLLLLVNPYGGRGLAWQWCKNHVLPMIAEAGLSFNLIQTERQNHARELVQGLSLSEWDGIITVSGDGLLYEVLNGLLDRPDWEEAVKTPVGVLPCGSGNALAGAVNQHGGFQQALGLDLLINCSLLLCRGGDCPLDLLSVTLASGARCFSFLSVAWGFVSDVDIQSERFRALGSARFTLGTVLGLAALHTYRGRLSYLPATVEPASSPTGHGLPRAKSELTLVPAPAPPMAHSPLHRSVSDLPLPLPQPQTALTSPGSPEAMPSLALNGGAPELAGDWGGAGDAPLSPDPLLHSPPGTPKVTLLSPITEGVPEVPLPIGQPAPTPDSPVASSAGGPPDHLLPPLGSPLPPGWVTLEGDFVLMLAISPSHLGADLVAAPHARFDDGLVHLFWVRSGISRAALLRLFLAMERGNHFRLGCPQLGYAAARAFRLEPLTPRGVLTVDGEQVEYGPLQAQVHPGLGTLLTGPPGREP encoded by the exons GCCCTGCACATACAGCGGCTGCGCCCCAAGCCCGAAGCCCGGCCCCGGGGAGGCCTGGTCTCGCTGGCTGAGGTCTCCGGCTGCAGCACCCTGCGGAGCCGCAGCCCCTCGGACTCGGCCGCCTACTTCTGTGTCTACACCTACCCCCGGGGCCGGCGTGGGGGCCGCCGCAGAGATGCCCGCACCTTCCAGGTGGACGGGGGCGCCACCTATGAGGAGAACCGGGCCGAGGCCCAGCGCTGGGCTGCCACGCTGACCTGCCTGCTGCGGGGACTGCCACTGccaggggatgggg AAATCAACCTGGAGCTTCTGCCGCGTGCACCCCGGCTGCTCCTATTGGTCAATCCCtacggggggcggggcctggcctggcagTGGTGCAAGAACCACGTGCTGCCCATGATCGCTGAGGCGGGCCTGTCCTTCAACCTTATCCAGACAG AACGACAGAACCACGCCCGGGAGCTGGTCCAGGGTTTGAGCCTGAGCGAGTGGGATGGGATCATCACAGTCTCTGGGGACGGGCTGCTGTACGAG GTACTCAATGGTCTTCTGGATCGGCCTGACTGGGAGGAGGCTGTGAAGACGCCTGTGGGTGTCCTTCCCTGCGGCTCTGGAAACGCGCTGGCAGGAGCTGTGAACCAACATGGGGG GTTCCAGCAGGCCCTGGGCCTCGACCTGCTCATCAACTGCTCGCTGCTGCTCTGCCGGGGCGGGGACTGCCCACTGGACCTACTCTCCGTCACCCTGGCCTCGGGCGCCCGCTGTTTCTCCTTCTTGTCTGTGGCCTGGGGCTTTGTGTCAGATGTGGACATCCAGAGTGAGCGCTTCCGGGCCCTGGGAAGCGCCCGCTTCACACTGGGCACGGTTCTGGGCCTGGCCGCGCTGCACACTTACCGAGGACGCCTCTCCTACCTCCCTGCCACCGTGGAGCCAGCGTCGTCTCCCACCGGCCATGGCCTGCCCCGTGCCAAATCTGAGCTGACCTTGGTCCCGGCCCCAGCGCCACCCATGGCCCATTCACCCCTACACCGTTCAGTGTctgatctccccctcccccttccccagccccagacGGCCCTCACCTCCCCAGGCTCCCCAGAAGCCATGCCCAGTCTGGCCCTCAATGGTGGGGCCCCAGAGCTGGCTGGGGACTGGGGTGGAGCCGGGGATGCGCCTCTGTCCCCGGACCCCCTGCTGCACTCACCCCCTGGCACCCCGAAGGTGACTCTGCTCTCGCCCATCACAGAGGGTGTCCCAGAAGTGCCCCTGCCTATTGGGCAGCCCGCGCCCACCCCTGACTCCCCAGTGGCCAGTTCAGCTGGGGGCCCACCAGACCACCTGCTCCCTCCTCTGGGCAGCCCACTGCCCCCGGGCTGGGTGACGCTGGAGGGAGACTTTGTGCTCATGCTGGCCATCTCGCCCAGCCACCTGGGAGCCGACCTGGTGGCCGCACCCCATGCGCGCTTCGACGATGGCCTGGTGCACCTTTTCTGGGTGCGAAGCGGCATCTCCCGCGCAGCACTGCTGCGCCTGTTCCTGGCCATGGAGCGGGGCAACCACTTCCGCCTGGGCTGCCCACAACTGGGCTATGCAGCGGCCCGCGCCTTCCGCCTGGAGCCGCTCACGCCCCGAGGTGTGCTCACGGTGGACGGCGAGCAGGTGGAGTACGGACCCCTGCAGGCCCAGGTGCACCCGGGCCTAGGCACCCTTCTCACTGGGCCGCCAGGGCGGGAGCCTTGA
- the SPHK2 gene encoding sphingosine kinase 2 isoform X4, with product MIAEAGLSFNLIQTERQNHARELVQGLSLSEWDGIITVSGDGLLYEVLNGLLDRPDWEEAVKTPVGVLPCGSGNALAGAVNQHGGFQQALGLDLLINCSLLLCRGGDCPLDLLSVTLASGARCFSFLSVAWGFVSDVDIQSERFRALGSARFTLGTVLGLAALHTYRGRLSYLPATVEPASSPTGHGLPRAKSELTLVPAPAPPMAHSPLHRSVSDLPLPLPQPQTALTSPGSPEAMPSLALNGGAPELAGDWGGAGDAPLSPDPLLHSPPGTPKVTLLSPITEGVPEVPLPIGQPAPTPDSPVASSAGGPPDHLLPPLGSPLPPGWVTLEGDFVLMLAISPSHLGADLVAAPHARFDDGLVHLFWVRSGISRAALLRLFLAMERGNHFRLGCPQLGYAAARAFRLEPLTPRGVLTVDGEQVEYGPLQAQVHPGLGTLLTGPPGREP from the exons ATGATCGCTGAGGCGGGCCTGTCCTTCAACCTTATCCAGACAG AACGACAGAACCACGCCCGGGAGCTGGTCCAGGGTTTGAGCCTGAGCGAGTGGGATGGGATCATCACAGTCTCTGGGGACGGGCTGCTGTACGAG GTACTCAATGGTCTTCTGGATCGGCCTGACTGGGAGGAGGCTGTGAAGACGCCTGTGGGTGTCCTTCCCTGCGGCTCTGGAAACGCGCTGGCAGGAGCTGTGAACCAACATGGGGG GTTCCAGCAGGCCCTGGGCCTCGACCTGCTCATCAACTGCTCGCTGCTGCTCTGCCGGGGCGGGGACTGCCCACTGGACCTACTCTCCGTCACCCTGGCCTCGGGCGCCCGCTGTTTCTCCTTCTTGTCTGTGGCCTGGGGCTTTGTGTCAGATGTGGACATCCAGAGTGAGCGCTTCCGGGCCCTGGGAAGCGCCCGCTTCACACTGGGCACGGTTCTGGGCCTGGCCGCGCTGCACACTTACCGAGGACGCCTCTCCTACCTCCCTGCCACCGTGGAGCCAGCGTCGTCTCCCACCGGCCATGGCCTGCCCCGTGCCAAATCTGAGCTGACCTTGGTCCCGGCCCCAGCGCCACCCATGGCCCATTCACCCCTACACCGTTCAGTGTctgatctccccctcccccttccccagccccagacGGCCCTCACCTCCCCAGGCTCCCCAGAAGCCATGCCCAGTCTGGCCCTCAATGGTGGGGCCCCAGAGCTGGCTGGGGACTGGGGTGGAGCCGGGGATGCGCCTCTGTCCCCGGACCCCCTGCTGCACTCACCCCCTGGCACCCCGAAGGTGACTCTGCTCTCGCCCATCACAGAGGGTGTCCCAGAAGTGCCCCTGCCTATTGGGCAGCCCGCGCCCACCCCTGACTCCCCAGTGGCCAGTTCAGCTGGGGGCCCACCAGACCACCTGCTCCCTCCTCTGGGCAGCCCACTGCCCCCGGGCTGGGTGACGCTGGAGGGAGACTTTGTGCTCATGCTGGCCATCTCGCCCAGCCACCTGGGAGCCGACCTGGTGGCCGCACCCCATGCGCGCTTCGACGATGGCCTGGTGCACCTTTTCTGGGTGCGAAGCGGCATCTCCCGCGCAGCACTGCTGCGCCTGTTCCTGGCCATGGAGCGGGGCAACCACTTCCGCCTGGGCTGCCCACAACTGGGCTATGCAGCGGCCCGCGCCTTCCGCCTGGAGCCGCTCACGCCCCGAGGTGTGCTCACGGTGGACGGCGAGCAGGTGGAGTACGGACCCCTGCAGGCCCAGGTGCACCCGGGCCTAGGCACCCTTCTCACTGGGCCGCCAGGGCGGGAGCCTTGA